From one Triticum urartu cultivar G1812 chromosome 3, Tu2.1, whole genome shotgun sequence genomic stretch:
- the LOC125548359 gene encoding WAT1-related protein At1g09380-like has product MGKECLPTVAMVLVQLGFAGMNVLSKLALDTGMSPYVLIAYRNLIAGVFLAPGAYYFERRSGMVITKKVLTQIFFSSIFGATLNQVLYFVGLKSTTPTVACALSNTLPALTFVMAVVLKMETVRLGTPSGQAKVFGTVVCVGGSMIMPFYKGPLLKVWASPMHWRYAEHATDATALPSGNAAIVGDVLIILSCVAWAVWFILQVRTIISPRPSLFPAIMHCWCRQLVFDNGRSVEQDVGKVLAPYTSTTIMSLMAGVQCAGVSAVMDRSVSAWKLGFDIRLYAALYVGVVGSGIAFAVMSWCIQSRGPLFVSMFSPLMLVVVAVVGWAILEEKIHVGSAIGSSLIVAGLYMVLWGKGREMTGPSDLHGDGGGTAPETMIVLELNCKDARNGNTAVLPVFRTTSPKHQLETIPNDTD; this is encoded by the exons ATGGGGAAGGAGTGCCTTCCTACCGTCGCCATGGTGCTAGTGCAGCTAGGCTTTGCCGGTATGAACGTGCTGTCCAAGCTGGCCTTGGACACCGGCATGAGCCCCTACGTGCTCATTGCCTACCGTAATCTCATCGCCGGCGTGTTCCTCGCTCCCGGCGCTTACTACTTTGAAAG GAGGAGTGGCATGGTGATCACCAAGAAAGTACTAACCCAGATATTCTTTTCCTCTATTTTTGG CGCGACGTTGAACCAGGTGTTGTACTTCGTGGGGCTCAAGTCCACAACGCCGACAGTGGCGTGCGCGCTCAGCAACACACTCCCGGCGTTAACCTTTGTCATGGCGGTCGTCCTCAAGATGGAGACAGTGAGGCTCGGGACGCCCTCCGGGCAGGCCAAGGTTTTTGGCACCGTCGTGTGCGTCGGCGGTTCCATGATCATGCCCTTCTACAAGGGTCCGCTATTAAAGGTGTGGGCATCCCCGATGCACTGGCGCTACGCGGAGCACGCGACCGACGCGACAGCACTTCCCAGCGGCAACGCCGCCATCGTCGGTGACGTCCTCATCATCCTCAGCTGTGTCGCCTGGGCCGTCTGGTTCATCCTCCAGGTACGCACCATCATTTCACCAAGACCAAGCTTGTTTCCAGCAATCATGCATTGTTGGTGTAGGCAGTTAGTTTTTGATAATGGTCGATCTGTAGAGCAAGATGTCGGAAAGGTTCTTGCGCCCTACACCAGCACGACGATCATGTCCCTGATGGCCGGGGTGCAGTGCGCAGGCGTCAGCGCTGTCATGGACCGGAGCGTGTCGGCGTGGAAGCTTGGGTTTGACATCAGGCTATACGCCGCGCTTTACGTC GGGGTGGTTGGCTCCGGGATCGCGTTCGCGGTCATGTCGTGGTGCATCCAGTCCCGCGGCCCGTTGTTCGTGTCCATGTTCAGCCCGCTGATGCTCGTGGTCGTGGCTGTGGTCGGCTGGGCCATCCTCGAGGAGAAGATACACGTCGGAAG TGCCATCGGTTCTTCCCTCATCGTCGCTGGGTTGTATATGGTGCTTTGGGGCAAGGGGAGGGAGATGACCGGGCCGTCTGACCTCCACGGTGATGGCGGCGGCACGGCTCCAGAGACCATGATTGTCCTGGAGCTCAACTGCAAGGATGCCAGGAACGGGAACACCGCCGTCTTGCCGGTGTTCCGTACTACCAGTCCCAAGCACCAACTTGAGACGATCCCAAACGACACTGACTGA